The Caldisericum sp. genome segment TAATTGAGCCTCCCCTTGATTTGCTCGGTTTCGCTTTCAACCTGTTCAATTTCAGAGCGAATTTTTAAGAGTTCGTCAATTGTCTTTGCTTGTTTTAACCAGGATGTGAGAAGTTCTTTTTGTGCTTCAAGGACTTTAAGTCTCAAATTTAAATCAACATATTCCTGAGTAACATCGGAAGATGAAATTTCGAGGTTTGTAACACTTCCGAGTTCTCCTAACTTGTTTATAACCGAATCAAACTTTTCCTTTGGAACAATCACTTCTATAAATCCAGAGAATGTATCATTTTCCTTTGAGTAATTGGAATTGATAACAGAGCCTCCGTAAGTTTCAACCATTGAAGATATGCGATTATATGTCTCGAGGAATTTTCCTTTATCAACATACATGTTTAGATTTGCATTTTTAATAATTTTAAGACCAAAAGATGAATTTCCCGGTTGTGGAGAGACATTATATATTGCTCCTTTATCTTGTCCAATAATTGAAGGACTACTTTCTTCGCTTGCACTAATGATGCTTTTTCTGTTTGCTTCGCTCATTAAAGATGGGTTTTGATATTTACTTCCACTAATTAGCCCAAGGGAAAATTTCCCGACGAAGTAACTTGCAAAGACAATCAAAACTACAACTACCACAACTATTAAAGTCTTTAGTCTCATTACTTTTTTAACCTCCATAAATTAGATACGCAAACTTTTAAAAAAGTTCCAATGAAAATAAAAATTGGGGATCCTGTAAAAGGACCCCCGAAAGTAGTTCTTAAAATTAGTTAATTACATTGTAAGCGCAAGCACTGCCTTTACTGTGTGAAGTCTGTTTTCTGCTTCATCGTAAATAACAGAGTGAGGCCCATCAATTACCGCATCGGTTACCTCAAAGCCTCTGTCTGCAGGCAAGCAGTGCATATAAATTGAGTTCTTCTTCGTGAGGCTCATTCTTCTTTCATCTGCAATCCAGTCTTTGTACTTTTCTGCAATCTTTGTCATCTCTTCAAAGTTATTCTGCGCATAAACATATGCACCCCAGGACTTTGGATATACAATATCTGCGTCTTTAAATGCCTCGTCCATATCGTGAACGACTTCAAATTTCACGCCTGCTTCTTCTGCGTTTCTTCTTGCAATCTCCATTGCCTCTGGGAGAAGTTCAAATTCTGGTGGCATTGCAAGCGTTACATCAAGACCAAATCTTGGCATAGCCATAATAAGTCCCTGAGGGACTGCAAGAGGTTTTGCATGGCTTTTTGCATATGCCCAGGAGATAACAAATTTCTTTCCTCTGAGGTCGTTATGGAATTTTTCCTTTATTGTCATAATATCTGCAAGGATTTGCATTGGATGGTCCCAATCTGATTCAAGGTTGATAACGGGAACAGACGCCCATTTTGCAACTTCTTCCATATACTTTTGACCAACACCAAGATAGATATCGTCTCTAATTGCAATGCCATGTCCGTACCTTGAAAGGATTATCCCAATTTCCTTTGCAGTGTCTCCATGTGAAATCTGAGAGGATTCTTCCGTAATGTAATGTGCGTGTCCTCCAAGCTGAGTCATTGCTGCCTCAGTTGAGTTTCTTGTCCTTGTGGATTTGTCTTTGAAGATCATAAAGAGGGTCTTGTAAAGAAGGTATGGAGTTGGCTCGCCAAGTGCAAATTTCTGTTTTAATTCGAATGCAAAGTCGAGAACTTGTTCTAACTCTTCAAGAGTCCAGTCATTTGTAGTTAGAAAGTCTCTTCCTTTAAGTTTTGAATTCATAAAAACCTCCTATCCTAATTTTTCTTTTAATTTAAATGGAAGTAATGCATAAAATGCTGTTGCCTTTGGTAGGTCTGAGACTCTTACATACTCGTCAACTGCGTGTCCTAACCATTCATCGCCAGGACCAAAACCAATAGACGGAATATGGAATCTTCCCATTGATGTAACACCATTCGTCGAGAATATCCAGCGGGAAATCTTTACTTCTTCGCCTGGTCTCACTTCTTTTGCAGTTTCAAAGCCAGCCTGAACAAGTGGATGCGATTCTTCAAGCACCCATGTAGGGAAGTACTTTTCTTGTGAAATGAGTCGACCTCTCCATGACTTAGCTTCATAGGTAAGTACTCTTACTTCTGAATTCTTTGGGTCAGCAAGGACTGATTCGATTTCCTTAAGTGCAGATTCTTTTGTTTCTCCAATGGTAAGACGCCTGTCAATAAAAATCCTTGATTCGTATGGGACCGAGTTAATTGAAGGTGATTTTGAATCGATATGTGATACAACAGCTGTGCCTTTTCCAAGGAATGGGTCTTCTTTAAAGGACTTTGTTAACTCTTCGATATTGAGGACTGTCCTTGCCATTTTGTAGATTGCATTGTCTCCTTTGTCTGGGTGCGCAGCGTGGGAGGACTTTCCTTTTACAACAACTTCCATTTCAACTCTTCCCCTGTGTCCACGATACACATCAAGGCTTGTTGGCTCTCCTAATACCACAAAATCGGGTTTAACAACTTCGTTGAATGTGTAGTACATTGTAAGTCCATCGCAGTCTTCTTCCTGGACAGTTCCCATAACATAAAGGCTAATATTCTCAGGAATGCCAACCTCTTTAAGGATCTTTGCGCCATAAATCATACAGCCAATTGCAACCTTCTCGTCGGACGAGCCTCTTCCGTAGAGTTTGCCATCTTTGATTACACCACCAAATGGGTCAACTGACCAGTTTTCTTTGTCCTCTGCCATAACGGTATCAATATGTGCATCGTAGAGAACTTTTACAGGACCAGAACCAACTCTTCCAATAATGTTTCCCGTCTCATCAATAATTACTTCATCAAAGCCTAACTCCTTCATCTTTCTTTCAAGGAGTCTTACAAGTTCGCCTTCTTCGCCTGAGTAGGACTTTGTCCTTACGATGTCCTGCGCAAAGGCAATGATCTCAGGCTCGTACTTTTTTACGAGTTCTTCAATTTTTTCTTTCATATATGCCTCCTATTCTCTTACTATCGTTGTTCCTGCTTTTCCTTCGAGCGTTTCGAGATATTTTGATGTAAGCGAAATATATGCTTTCTTTCCGCCACCTTCAAGGAACTTAATGCATGCGAGGATCTTTGGGCCCATACTTCCTGGAGGGAAGTGTCCTTCTGCGTATAGTTTCTTTGCTTCTTCAAGGGTAAGGTACCTTAAGTCAACCTGATTTGGCTTCTGATAGTTGAGTTTTGCTCCATCTTCTCCTGTGAAGATGGTAAGCGTTACATCAAGGTCTTCACCATGCTCCTTTGCCCACTTAATAAGCATAGTTCCAAGTAAAGCAGACGCAAGGTCTTTGTCGATAACTGCTTCAACTCCACGGTAGATTTTTGCATTCTTTCCGTCTTTAAATACGATACCATAATTTGCCTTGTAATTCCCTTCCTCGTCGGGTTCAACTTCTACAACAGGAATACCACCACCGCCAACAGTTATAGGAATAAAGCCTGCTTCGATTGCATTTACAACTGCCTCAAATTCTACTATATCGAGAGGTTCTGGTGATGGGACAACTTTACGCCAGATTTCGTTTCCTTTCTCGTCTTTCTTGTACAGTTTCATTACCCATCCGTCTTTCTTCATTCTTTCTTCTGCTTCTTCTTTTGTGTAGGATGGTCCTATGTACTTTGTTGGATTCTGGAAACCGGGGTCGTTTTTGTCAACGACAACCTGTGTAACGATGCCCACGATCGTTTTGTTGATTCCCCTTGCTCTCAACTCGTTTCCTAAAATTTGAGCAATCATATAACCCATTGCACCTTGTGTATCAGCGCCAGCAACATCTAAGGGGATTGGCGGGAGAATTGGTCGAGAATACTCACTTCTCAAAAACACATTTCCTACTTGTGGTCCATTTCCATGAGTGATTACATATGTGTCATTTGGGAACGCTTCAACAATTTTTGCAATGTGCTTTGATGTTTCATGTGTTCTTGCCCACTGCATTGCAATATCAGGGATAATAGGCTTTCCTTTTTCGTCAGTTAGTCCAACAGGGGAAACCTCGTTTCCTCCAAAAGCAAAAATCCTTACTTCCTTTCCCATAGATTTCTCCTTTCCATAATTTTAGTTTTTTTAACAATATAATATTGTAAAGAATTTTTAAAAATAGTCAATTACGAATGTGGATAAATTTTAAATGAAATTTTTTGTCAAGTCGATAAATTTATTTGATAAAAACGCTGTTTGTGTTAAAATTAAAAAATAACTTTGAGAGGTGGATTATGGATAGTAGAGACATAAGAGAAGGTTTTTTGAAATATTTTGAAAGCAAGGGGCATTTGAGGCTCAATAGTTTTCCTTTGGTGCCCAAAGATCCAACGCTTCTTTTTACGGCGGCTGGAATGGTGCCTCTCAAGTCCTATTTCCTTGGAGAAGAAATTCCTCCGTCAAGGCGCATTACTACCGTCCAAAAGTGTGTAAGGACAAACGATATAGAAAATGTTGGAAACACTCCAAGGCACCATACTTTCTTTGAAATGCTCGGTAACTTCTCCATTGGGGATTATTTTAAAGAAGAGGCGATTGCCTTTGCAATGGAATTCATTCTTGACTTTTTGAAACTTCCAAAGGATAGGCTCTGGGTTACTATATACAAAGATGACCTTGAAACAAAAGAGATTTGGAAAAAACATGGCATTCCTGAAGAGCGAATTATTCCTCTTGGGGAAGAAGACAATTTCTGGATGATGGGTCCAGTTGGTCCTTGTGGTCCCTGCACTGAGATTTATTACGACAGAGGTGCTATAAATGAGAAAGAGGAGCATGAACTTCCAGGTTCGTCTGAAAGAAGATTCCTTGAGTTCTGGAATCTTGTTTTCACACAGTATGACAGGCAGTTAGATGGCACTTTAAAACCGCTTCCAAGAAAGAATATCGACACAGGAATGGGGCTTGAGAGAATTACAAGCATTATCGAAGGTGTTGATTCTGATTTTGAAACAGATTTGTTTATGCCGATAATTGAGCACATAGAAAAGTTGTCAGGTGTTCAATACCGGACTTCCGATAAAACGATAAAGGCAATGAGAGCAATCGCAGACCATTCAAGAGCGGTGACGTTCCTCATTGCAGACCATGTCATTCCAAGTAACGAAAAGCGTGGGTATGTGTTAAGAAGGCTCATAAGAAGGGCAATGCTCTTCGGAAGGTCTATTAACCTGACAGAGCCATTCCTCTATAAACTTTCAGAAACAGTTTCAAACCTTATGGGTGATATATACCCTGAGGTAAGAGAAGGTCTTTCAAATATCCAGTCGGTCTTGAAGGATGAGGAAACCAAGTTCAACAACACGCTTAAAGAAGGGCTTTATTATCTTGAAAATATTATCGAGGACTACAAGAAGAAAGGGACAAAAGAAATCCCTGGAAACGTTGTCTTCTATCTCTACGATACACTTGGTGTTCCTCAAGAAATTACCGAACTTGCACTAAAGGAAGAAGGCTTTACATATAACAAAGAGGAATTTGAAGAACTTCTTGAGGAGCAGAGGAAAAAAGCAAGGGCTTCATTTAAAGGAAGCGAAGAATTCCTTGAAAGGGTATCCTTTGGTTCTGTTAAAAGCAAAGTTCACGATGTTGAATTTGTTGGCTACGATACCCTCGAAACGGAAGCAACATTAAAAGCAATTATCGTAAACGGAAACATTGTTGATACTGCAACCGATACAGATGCAATCCTTGTATTTGATAAAACCCCGTTTTACGCAGAGAAAGGTGGACAGGTTGGAGATACTGGAGTTATAAAAGGTGAGAACTTTGAGTTTGATGTGTTTGACACTCAGACACCGGTAGAGGGTCTTATAATCCATATTGGCAGGCTCAAAGGGACGGCAAAAATTAATGATGTAGCAACACTTTCAGTTGATGCGTTAAGAAGGCAAGCAATAAAGAGAGCGCATACTTCAACTCACATACTTCAGGCTGTCTTGAGGAAGCACTTCGGCGAGAACATAATGCAGCAGGGCTCTGAGGTAAAGGATGATGAATTTAGATTCGACTTTAATTTCCAGGGAACTTTTGACAAGGAGGAGCTTTTTGCAATTGAACGAGAAATAAACGAGATTATTTTGCGAAATCATAAAGTTAATGTCCATATAATGCCTTTTGATAAGGCAAAAGAGTTTGGTGCGCTTGCTTTCTTTGAAGAAAAGTATGGCAATATTGTAAGGGTTGTTGAGGTTGTCGGTGTAAGTAAGGAACTCTGCGGCGGAACACATGTTTCTAACACAAGCGAAATTGGTATTGTTGTCCTGAAGGAGCCAAAGACGGTTGCATCGGGCATTAAGAGAATTGAAGGACTTACAGGGCTCAAAGCATACGAATTCTTGACGGATAAAAGAAAACTTATTAAGTTGCTTGAGGATACACTAAAGACGCAAGAAACAAAACTTGTCGATAAAGCAGAGGAAACACTTACAAGAGTTAAAGAACTTGAAAAAGAGTTGTCAACATTGAAGGCAAAACTTCTTGAAGGCACAATTAGAAATCTCACAGAAACGCTTACATTTAAAGGCAATCCTATCTATATTCACGATTTTAATGAAGGCACACTTAACGATTTGAGGAAGGCATATGACCTTGCAAAGAAATTCCTGAAGACAGGCAATGTCGTCTTTGTGTCAAAATTTAACGGGACTTCATTTATTCTTGTTGGAAGTCTTGACGATAAGGTCTCAAGCCTTGAGGTGCTCGAAAAAATTAAAGAGGTAATTCCATTAAAAGGCGGTGGGAATGAGCGCATTGCCCAGGGAAGTTTTGATGGTATTATAGAGGTAGAGAAGATAAAGAAAGTTTTAGGCGGTTAACTTTGGAGGAATTAAAACCAATCTTAGCACTTGACATAGGGAATGTTAATATAGGTGTTGCAGTCTCTGATAAGGAGCGGATTTTTGCAATGCCTGTTGCCGTTGTGAAAAGAGATGGAAACGAGATTGAAACACTTAAAAATATCATTGAAGAGAAAGGTGTGGATGTTGTTGTAGTTGGTCTCCCCAGGAATCTTAACGGCACAATTGGTCCTCAGGCAAACATTGTTCTTGATTTTTTAGAGAAACTAAAGGAAGCAATGCCAACTATCAATTTTGTAACCTGGGATGAGCGTTACACAAGCGTTATTGCCCACAAAATGCTTCGTTTCCAGGGAATTCGCTCTAAAAAGGAACGCAAGGTGAAGGACAAATTTGAAGCCCTTTTCATACTTGAAAGTTACCTTGAGTACTTGAGGAGGCAAAAACGAGAAGAAGAAACTGGTGGATAATAGGCTCGGTTATATTATTAGTCATTTTAATTCTTTCTTTCTCGTACTTCGAGCCCTTTTTTATTTTTAAAAGTAATACAACCATAAACCTTGATAAGGGGCTTACAACCTCTCAAATTTCAAAAATCCTTAAAGATAATGGAATTATTTTTGAACCCTATTCTTTTATCTTTTGGTCTAAGATTCTCAATTACGATTCAAAATTGAAAAGTGGTGTTTATGATCTTGCCCCCGTTAAAAATATGAAAGAACTTTTGGATGCGCTCTCCAAGGGTGGGCGTCCTCTCGAAATTAAGGTTACAATCCCTGAGGGCTTTACGACAATGGATATTGCAGATCGCCTTTATTCAAGCAAAATAGTCAAAGACAAAGACGCTTTTTATAATTACATAAAGCTATTTGAGGGTTACCTTTTCCCGGACACGTATAATTTTTACGAGGATATGCCGTTTGATGCCATTGTGAAGAAGTTTACCGATAGATTTAATGAAGTTGTGCCAAAAGATTATGATGAACTTGTAAAGACGAAAGGACTCACAAAAAAGGAAGCAATAATTCTTGCTTCAATTGTCGAAAAAGAGGCAAAGTTTGACGAGGATAGGCCGCTTGTTGCATCAGTTTTCTTAAACAGGCTTGCAATTGGAATGCCCTTACAAGCTGATTCGACTATCCTTTATGCATTAGGCACTCATAAAGAGTGGCTTTCAAAAGAGGACTATCAAATTGACTCTCCTTACAACACCTACAAGTATGCAGGACTTCCACCAACGCCTATTTGCAATCCGGGACTTAAGTCCATAATGGCTATTCCAGATGCACCAAAAACCGATTATTATTATTTTATGACAACACCTGACGGCAAAGCGATTTTTGCAAAAACTCTTTCTGAGCACGAGGCAAATTTGAGAAAGTATTACGGAGGAAGTTAAATGGAAGACTTGAAAGAGGTTAAGGCAAGAGAAGTTGTTCGAAGGATAAAAATGAAGGGCGAGTGGATATGGTTTGTCCAGGCAATTTTTGAGGATACACATATGGCTGCAATCACACTGGGAGATAAAGAGAGCTTAACTTTCTTTTATGACAGGAAAAACGAAGACTTCATAAACGAGTACCTTCAGAAGATTTTTAACTTTTTAGAGAAGGAAGGAGTTTAAATATCCGATTCTTCAGAGCAACTTATTAGTATTATTAAAGCCATCCAAGAAACAGGCGTAAAAGAAATTATTTTCGATAAACTTAACTATTTTCCTTTCGTAAAAGGATTAAAAGAGTTAGCAAATGAACTTGGTTTGGTAGATGCCTTTTCAAAGGTAGATGACCCTGAGTATGTTCAAACGCTTAAAAATCGTATTCTCGATTTGAAAGAGCAATTCAAAGAAATAAACTTTAGAATTGTGTTATAAAGATTTATAGCCTTTCCGAAACTTAAAAAATCTCTTTTAAAAAAGCAAAAAAATAATAGAATATAATTTGGAAAGATGGGGCTTTATTTTGAAAAGTTTTTATTGTGGCATGAAAGGAAGGAGGCTTAGATGAAAGCAGTATTAAAGAAGGAAAGAGCTGTTGGTTTTGTGATTGAGGATGTCCCAATGCCTTCGATTGGGGACGATGAAATTCTTGTTAAGGTTGAGGTTGCATCAATTTGTGGAACAGATGTTCATATTTACGATTGGAATGAGTGGGCACAGAACAGGATTAACCCACCCCTTATTGTTGGGCACGAGTTTGCAGGAGTTGTTGTGGACAAAGGGAAAGAAGTAAAGCGAGTTAACATTGGAGATTTTGTCTCCGCAGAAACCCATATCTACTGCAATCACTGTGATATGTGCCTTATGAACCATAGAGAAGTTTGCAGAAACCTTAAAATCCTTGGTGTTGACACTAATGGAGCGTTTGCAGAATATGTAAGTATCCCGGAAAGGGTAGCCTGGGTAAATCCAAAAGAGATTCCCCCTAAGTTTGCTTCAATTCAAGAACCTCTTGGAAATGCTGTAGACACAGTGCTTGCAGAAGATGTTTCTGGAAAGACAGTCCTCGTAACCGGTGCAGGTCCCATAGGACTTCTTGCAATTGGAGTTGCAAGGGTGTTTGGGGCAACGAAAATTATTGCTTCAGACCTTTCGAACTATCACCTTGAACTTGCAAAAAAGATGGGTGCTGATGTTGTTATAAATCCAAAGGAGCAAAATTTAAGAGAAGTTGTCCTTAGCGAAACACACGGGCTTGGGGTTGATGTTGCACTCGAGATGTCTGGTGCAAAATCTGCCCTTCACGATGCACTTGCTTTAACAAAATTTTTAGGCAGAGTTTCACTTTTAGGGCTTTTTGACAACGGAGTTGAAATAAACCTTACAGACGATGTGATATTCAAAAAGTTGCGTATATATGGTATTACAGGAAGAAGAATATTTGAAACCTGGCAAATTGTTTCAGACCTTCTTGCAAGTAGAAGGCTTGATGTATCGCCTGTAATAACGCATGAGTTTAAACTTGAAGAAGTAGAAAAAGGAATCCAGCTTATGAAAACGCATCAATCAGGAAAAATATTATTACACCCATAATGGATGGAGGTGAGAAGATGGATAAATTCGAATTTTTAAGAAAAGAACTTGATGAGTTAAAAGAAAAGGGTACTTACAATACTATTCGTGTGCTTGAGAGCGCACAGGGTCCGTGGGTAACAATTAATGGAAGGAAAATGCTTAACCTCTGTGCAAATAACT includes the following:
- a CDS encoding carbamate kinase; translated protein: MGKEVRIFAFGGNEVSPVGLTDEKGKPIIPDIAMQWARTHETSKHIAKIVEAFPNDTYVITHGNGPQVGNVFLRSEYSRPILPPIPLDVAGADTQGAMGYMIAQILGNELRARGINKTIVGIVTQVVVDKNDPGFQNPTKYIGPSYTKEEAEERMKKDGWVMKLYKKDEKGNEIWRKVVPSPEPLDIVEFEAVVNAIEAGFIPITVGGGGIPVVEVEPDEEGNYKANYGIVFKDGKNAKIYRGVEAVIDKDLASALLGTMLIKWAKEHGEDLDVTLTIFTGEDGAKLNYQKPNQVDLRYLTLEEAKKLYAEGHFPPGSMGPKILACIKFLEGGGKKAYISLTSKYLETLEGKAGTTIVRE
- a CDS encoding YgeY family selenium metabolism-linked hydrolase, with amino-acid sequence MKEKIEELVKKYEPEIIAFAQDIVRTKSYSGEEGELVRLLERKMKELGFDEVIIDETGNIIGRVGSGPVKVLYDAHIDTVMAEDKENWSVDPFGGVIKDGKLYGRGSSDEKVAIGCMIYGAKILKEVGIPENISLYVMGTVQEEDCDGLTMYYTFNEVVKPDFVVLGEPTSLDVYRGHRGRVEMEVVVKGKSSHAAHPDKGDNAIYKMARTVLNIEELTKSFKEDPFLGKGTAVVSHIDSKSPSINSVPYESRIFIDRRLTIGETKESALKEIESVLADPKNSEVRVLTYEAKSWRGRLISQEKYFPTWVLEESHPLVQAGFETAKEVRPGEEVKISRWIFSTNGVTSMGRFHIPSIGFGPGDEWLGHAVDEYVRVSDLPKATAFYALLPFKLKEKLG
- a CDS encoding DUF4349 domain-containing protein: MRLKTLIVVVVVVLIVFASYFVGKFSLGLISGSKYQNPSLMSEANRKSIISASEESSPSIIGQDKGAIYNVSPQPGNSSFGLKIIKNANLNMYVDKGKFLETYNRISSMVETYGGSVINSNYSKENDTFSGFIEVIVPKEKFDSVINKLGELGSVTNLEISSSDVTQEYVDLNLRLKVLEAQKELLTSWLKQAKTIDELLKIRSEIEQVESETEQIKGRLN
- the alaS gene encoding alanine--tRNA ligase codes for the protein MDSRDIREGFLKYFESKGHLRLNSFPLVPKDPTLLFTAAGMVPLKSYFLGEEIPPSRRITTVQKCVRTNDIENVGNTPRHHTFFEMLGNFSIGDYFKEEAIAFAMEFILDFLKLPKDRLWVTIYKDDLETKEIWKKHGIPEERIIPLGEEDNFWMMGPVGPCGPCTEIYYDRGAINEKEEHELPGSSERRFLEFWNLVFTQYDRQLDGTLKPLPRKNIDTGMGLERITSIIEGVDSDFETDLFMPIIEHIEKLSGVQYRTSDKTIKAMRAIADHSRAVTFLIADHVIPSNEKRGYVLRRLIRRAMLFGRSINLTEPFLYKLSETVSNLMGDIYPEVREGLSNIQSVLKDEETKFNNTLKEGLYYLENIIEDYKKKGTKEIPGNVVFYLYDTLGVPQEITELALKEEGFTYNKEEFEELLEEQRKKARASFKGSEEFLERVSFGSVKSKVHDVEFVGYDTLETEATLKAIIVNGNIVDTATDTDAILVFDKTPFYAEKGGQVGDTGVIKGENFEFDVFDTQTPVEGLIIHIGRLKGTAKINDVATLSVDALRRQAIKRAHTSTHILQAVLRKHFGENIMQQGSEVKDDEFRFDFNFQGTFDKEELFAIEREINEIILRNHKVNVHIMPFDKAKEFGALAFFEEKYGNIVRVVEVVGVSKELCGGTHVSNTSEIGIVVLKEPKTVASGIKRIEGLTGLKAYEFLTDKRKLIKLLEDTLKTQETKLVDKAEETLTRVKELEKELSTLKAKLLEGTIRNLTETLTFKGNPIYIHDFNEGTLNDLRKAYDLAKKFLKTGNVVFVSKFNGTSFILVGSLDDKVSSLEVLEKIKEVIPLKGGGNERIAQGSFDGIIEVEKIKKVLGG
- the ruvX gene encoding Holliday junction resolvase RuvX → MEELKPILALDIGNVNIGVAVSDKERIFAMPVAVVKRDGNEIETLKNIIEEKGVDVVVVGLPRNLNGTIGPQANIVLDFLEKLKEAMPTINFVTWDERYTSVIAHKMLRFQGIRSKKERKVKDKFEALFILESYLEYLRRQKREEETGG
- a CDS encoding ornithine carbamoyltransferase yields the protein MNSKLKGRDFLTTNDWTLEELEQVLDFAFELKQKFALGEPTPYLLYKTLFMIFKDKSTRTRNSTEAAMTQLGGHAHYITEESSQISHGDTAKEIGIILSRYGHGIAIRDDIYLGVGQKYMEEVAKWASVPVINLESDWDHPMQILADIMTIKEKFHNDLRGKKFVISWAYAKSHAKPLAVPQGLIMAMPRFGLDVTLAMPPEFELLPEAMEIARRNAEEAGVKFEVVHDMDEAFKDADIVYPKSWGAYVYAQNNFEEMTKIAEKYKDWIADERRMSLTKKNSIYMHCLPADRGFEVTDAVIDGPHSVIYDEAENRLHTVKAVLALTM
- the tdh gene encoding L-threonine 3-dehydrogenase, with product MKAVLKKERAVGFVIEDVPMPSIGDDEILVKVEVASICGTDVHIYDWNEWAQNRINPPLIVGHEFAGVVVDKGKEVKRVNIGDFVSAETHIYCNHCDMCLMNHREVCRNLKILGVDTNGAFAEYVSIPERVAWVNPKEIPPKFASIQEPLGNAVDTVLAEDVSGKTVLVTGAGPIGLLAIGVARVFGATKIIASDLSNYHLELAKKMGADVVINPKEQNLREVVLSETHGLGVDVALEMSGAKSALHDALALTKFLGRVSLLGLFDNGVEINLTDDVIFKKLRIYGITGRRIFETWQIVSDLLASRRLDVSPVITHEFKLEEVEKGIQLMKTHQSGKILLHP
- the mltG gene encoding endolytic transglycosylase MltG, whose amino-acid sequence is MIGSVILLVILILSFSYFEPFFIFKSNTTINLDKGLTTSQISKILKDNGIIFEPYSFIFWSKILNYDSKLKSGVYDLAPVKNMKELLDALSKGGRPLEIKVTIPEGFTTMDIADRLYSSKIVKDKDAFYNYIKLFEGYLFPDTYNFYEDMPFDAIVKKFTDRFNEVVPKDYDELVKTKGLTKKEAIILASIVEKEAKFDEDRPLVASVFLNRLAIGMPLQADSTILYALGTHKEWLSKEDYQIDSPYNTYKYAGLPPTPICNPGLKSIMAIPDAPKTDYYYFMTTPDGKAIFAKTLSEHEANLRKYYGGS